The nucleotide sequence GCTGAAACCGTAAAAACCTGGCTAGATGCCTTAGGTCAGGATGTGGTACTGAATAAAAAAGGCACGACCTGGCACAAACTCAGCGAAGAAGAACAACAAACTGCCTTAGCTAGTGAAGAGAATCTGATTCAGGCACTCACCACCCATACCAGTCTGATCAAACGTCCAATCCTCAATACAGGTGCAGCTTATATTGCCGGCTTTGATGAAGCCGCCTATCAGGCGCTGAAAAAATAAAAAATTCAAATTTGAAAAATAAAAAAAGCCTGATCGATGTCAGGCTTTTAAATGAATGCTAGCAAAAGATTAGTTCGCGCGAATCCAGGTCTGGTTACGGCCTAGTGCAGCTACACCGATGAAGCCACGTAATTCAAGCTTCTTGCCACCATCTGTCAGTTGACCTTTTAGTTTATAAGTCTTGCCTGTTTTTGGATCCAGAATCGAACCGCTGTCATATTCTGTACCGCCAACATTTTTCAGGCCTTTTACAATTGTTAAACCTTTCAGCGATTTGTTATGGTATGGGCCTTCACAAGTGGTGCAGGCATTTTCCTCACCTTTCGTTAACACTTTCTGGATGCTCGCACTTAAAGTACCGTTGCTTTGCTCGGTAAATTTCACAATCGCTTTTGGCTGTTTGGTTTTGTCATCAATCGTTTTCCAGAGTGTTCCATTTAATGGATCTGCAGCATTCGCCAATGCACTTAAACCCAGTAATCCTAACACAAGCGCTATCTTTTTCATTTTTGTTTCTTTCCCTAGTCTGTGATTAGACTGTTGTAGTATTAATTAAGTCACAACAATTTATCAATTTTTGCACGTGACCGTTTAGTGTAACCTTGTAAATATTGTTGGTAAATAACTCACAAGACCAATGGAAACATAAAAAGATGGAAAGAAAATGAAGATGAGCCCCCTTACGAAACAATTGATTACAGAAGCTTTTCTTAAAACTACAATTCGCAAACCGAGCCAGTTTAATCTCCCACCTACCACCCAGCGCAAAGCCCTGGAACAACTGTGCAAACTGTTTCCACAGGACAAAAATGTTCAGATCCGTTCTCTGAAACTGGCGGGTTTAAATGCTGAAGAAATCAAACCGCAAAGTGAGGCGACCCAGCTAATTTTTCATATCCATGGGGGAGCTTTCTTTGCTGGTTCGCTGAATACCCATCGTGCTTTTATGACCCAGATTGCAGCCCGTACTCAGATGCAGGTGCTGCATGTCGATTACCCACTGGCGCCGGAAGCGCCTTATCCGGCAGCATCGGATGCCCTCTTTCAGGTGTATACGGAACTCCTTGATCAGGGCATTCAGGCCAAAGACATCATTCTGTCTGGAGATTCCTGTGGTGCCAATCTGGCTCTTACCTTGGCCTTAAAGCTCAAAGATCTGGGGTTACCATTGCCGAGCGGGCTAATCCTGATGTCACCCTTTGTTGATCTGACCCTGACCAGTGAATCCCTGCGTTATAACCAGGTTCATGATGCCCTACTCTCGATCGATGCACTAGAAACCGGAATTGGGTATTACCTACCATCTTCAGTCGATCCGAGTGATCCGGAAGTTTCCCCCTATTTTGCTGACTTAAGCGGTTTGCCGCCGATGCTGATTCAGGTTGGTTCCAAGGAAATCCTGATGGATGATGCCCAGCGCCTACGTGACAAGGCTGAGGAAGCGGGCGTGCATGTCGAATTCAAACTCTATACCGGCATGTGGCATAACTTCCAGATGTTTAGCGCCTGGTTTGAGGAGGCACGCCAAGCCTTAGCTGAGCTTGCCGACTTTGCCCATCGTCTCGATCAAGACTGATTTGTTTACCCGCTCCATCTTCAGGATAGAAAAAAATTTTCCATTCGGCAAATTTCAGAAAACGCTAAAAATATTACAAACTGCTTTCTATCCTGTTACAGGCTTAGCATTCACCTATCATTTTAGGTTACATACAAGCGAAAAATGACCCTTGTGGACAAAATTCACACATTCTCTTTTTACCATAATCCTGTTATCTTAACTATCAGATATAAAAACATATTCATAATTCTAGCCAGTTATTTTCATACTGGGTTATTGTGGGAATCCGCTTTGTATGAAGCCCGTTTCACCCGCCACGCAGGCTATTTTTAAGCACAAAATCACCAAGTATCTGGTCGAAGATGAAGTGGTGATGAATTGGGGAGTTTTAAAAAAATGCATCCTCATGCTAGCGCTCGGTTGTGGCATTCATGTGAGCTGGCTTATCTGGGATATCTTTGTTCTACTGAATCCACAATACTGGCAATATGTCGATACCAGTATCGTGCGACAACAGGTCAGTACCAATAGCATCTTTCTGCTGATTCTGATTTTCCTGATCTATCCTTGCTATAAGTTCCGCAACAACCTTCAGGTTGAGCGCTATCTGCCCTTCTTTGCGATTGGAATATTTGTCTTTTCTCTCTGCCGTGATGCCTATGTGGTCGGGGTGGTGAGTCCGGTTTCCATGATTGCTTATGTTAGTCTGGTCACTGTAGGTTTGGTCCTCTTCCCTCGTGTGCTGGTCTATAGCATGCTGATTCCGGCCTCTATTTTTCTGACAGTCTGTGGTTATTTAAGTTATACCAATCAGCTGGCTTATGCCCCTGTGTTTACCATTGAAGAGAAACTCTTTTTTAATGGTTTCTGGCTGGCATCCATGTTTTATTTTATTCTGCCAATTCTTGCCATCTGTCTGGTGCTATTTGAAATTCTGCTCAGTCAATGGCGGCATCGCGAAAAACTGATCCAGCACCTGAGCCAGATTGATCCGTTGACCAACCTGTTTAACCGCCGCAGCATCAACCAGTGTCTGGATGCACTAAATAATCAAACACCGGAAAGCTATGCACTGGTGTTACTGGATCTGGATCATTTCAAGAAAATTAATGACCACTATGGTCATGACAAAGGTGATGAAACCCTGATTCGGGTCAGTCATGTACTGACTCAATTGCTGCGTGAAAGTGATGTGGTCGGGCGTTTTGGTGGAGAAGAATTTATTCTGGTGCTGAAAAACTCCAATCTGGAAAAAGCCCGTCAGGTGGCAGAACGCTGCCGTGCTGCGATCCAGCAGATTGAAATCTTTAGCGATGAAGGCGAACGTATTCCGGTGACAGCAAGTTTTGGGATTGCTCTCTCCAGTCCGAATCTACGTCCTCAACAGCTGCTGAGTCAAGCAGACAAGGCCTTGTATCAGGCCAAAGCCTGTGGTCGAAATCTGGTCAAAGCATATAACCAGTCCTTTGAAAACAGCACTCAATTACATCCTGATTCCGCTTAAGTTTTTTAGGCTTTACGGTTATCTCTAAGCTTAATTTGACTGTTCAAAACGCTGTAGCTGGGCCAGCAATTCTTTTTCAGTAAATGCTCCGGTCAAACGCAGGTTACGCACTTCCTGCTGTTCCGTATTTAAGAATAAATACGTTGGTGGCCCTAAAATTTCCCATTGGTTTAATAGTGATTGATGGGTTGCATCATAATGGCTGAGATCCAGCTTGATCAGGAAATACGGTGCCAAAGCCGCCTGCACATTATTAGATTTTAAAATACGCTGTTCAATCGGCTGGCAGGCCACACACCAGTCGGCATAGACATCAATAATAACTTTTTGCCCTTTTGGTACAGCATCCAGTAACTTTTCAAATTCTGCCCCAGTCTGGGCAATATGCCAGTTGGCCTGCTGCGGACTGGTCTCGACAAAAAATCGCTGGCTGTGCTGATACTGGCTATAGCCAATATAAGGCACAGCAATCACGAGACTAATGATATACAGCCATCGCAGTCCGGTATTTTTCCAAAACAGGCATGCCAACAGATAAGCCACAAAGCTTAAGCCTAGCCCGAGTGACAGCCATTGCAAAGCCGCTTCAGAAATCAGCGGACGGATAAAATACAGCGCCAGTGCCAGCATGATAAAAGCAAATAGCACCTTGATCTGATTCATCCAGTGTCCAGCTCGTGGCAAAATACGTGAACCTAAAACACTGGCTAGCAGCAACGGCGTACCCATGCCAAAACCCAAAGTAAACAATAGCAAAGCTCCCTGCCATTGACTCTGGGTCTGGGAAATAAATAACAAAGCACCTGCCAATGGTGCGGTCATACATGGCCCGACCAGAAGTGCTGATACCATCCCCATGATACTGGCACTCACCAAGGTGCCACCCTGCTGCATCGCCTGTACCCGATCCAGTTGATGCACCAGTCGCTGTGGCAGCTTGATTTCAAACAGGCCAAACAGGTTCAGAGCAAACACCACAAATAGCAAACTAAAAGCAATTAAAGTTGCCGGCTGCTGTAACCAGCGCTGAAAATTCAGTCCGGCAGATGACGCGATCAGGCCCAATACCGCATAAACCA is from Acinetobacter sp. ANC 7912 and encodes:
- a CDS encoding DUF2147 domain-containing protein: MKKIALVLGLLGLSALANAADPLNGTLWKTIDDKTKQPKAIVKFTEQSNGTLSASIQKVLTKGEENACTTCEGPYHNKSLKGLTIVKGLKNVGGTEYDSGSILDPKTGKTYKLKGQLTDGGKKLELRGFIGVAALGRNQTWIRAN
- a CDS encoding Spx/MgsR family RNA polymerase-binding regulatory protein, which gives rise to MLKIYGIKNCNSMKKAFDLLTELGLSYEFHDYKKQGIDAETVKTWLDALGQDVVLNKKGTTWHKLSEEEQQTALASEENLIQALTTHTSLIKRPILNTGAAYIAGFDEAAYQALKK
- a CDS encoding alpha/beta hydrolase, coding for MKMSPLTKQLITEAFLKTTIRKPSQFNLPPTTQRKALEQLCKLFPQDKNVQIRSLKLAGLNAEEIKPQSEATQLIFHIHGGAFFAGSLNTHRAFMTQIAARTQMQVLHVDYPLAPEAPYPAASDALFQVYTELLDQGIQAKDIILSGDSCGANLALTLALKLKDLGLPLPSGLILMSPFVDLTLTSESLRYNQVHDALLSIDALETGIGYYLPSSVDPSDPEVSPYFADLSGLPPMLIQVGSKEILMDDAQRLRDKAEEAGVHVEFKLYTGMWHNFQMFSAWFEEARQALAELADFAHRLDQD
- the dsbD gene encoding protein-disulfide reductase DsbD, with translation MDVSKLKSWFHSGCRILFSGLLLSTIVQAEASLLSPEQAFPFTVISTSAQQAELSWDIPDNYYLYQHKVEVQQGGQTLRLNLPPAEDLHDDNYGQTKVYYQQLKFTIPTEASQSYRVSWQGCAKDRLCYPPQSIEFKTDLSGLVQYLPAETTQKRLLDFNSSAVEQNTLLDSTEAERTDQPLSSNLNDTDAVAKDQKWSARLAENSLAYSLLLFFGLGMLLAFTPCSLPMIPILTSLIVRDRRGLQAWMIALSFVISMALVYAVLGLIASSAGLNFQRWLQQPATLIAFSLLFVVFALNLFGLFEIKLPQRLVHQLDRVQAMQQGGTLVSASIMGMVSALLVGPCMTAPLAGALLFISQTQSQWQGALLLFTLGFGMGTPLLLASVLGSRILPRAGHWMNQIKVLFAFIMLALALYFIRPLISEAALQWLSLGLGLSFVAYLLACLFWKNTGLRWLYIISLVIAVPYIGYSQYQHSQRFFVETSPQQANWHIAQTGAEFEKLLDAVPKGQKVIIDVYADWCVACQPIEQRILKSNNVQAALAPYFLIKLDLSHYDATHQSLLNQWEILGPPTYLFLNTEQQEVRNLRLTGAFTEKELLAQLQRFEQSN
- a CDS encoding GGDEF domain-containing protein, producing the protein MKPVSPATQAIFKHKITKYLVEDEVVMNWGVLKKCILMLALGCGIHVSWLIWDIFVLLNPQYWQYVDTSIVRQQVSTNSIFLLILIFLIYPCYKFRNNLQVERYLPFFAIGIFVFSLCRDAYVVGVVSPVSMIAYVSLVTVGLVLFPRVLVYSMLIPASIFLTVCGYLSYTNQLAYAPVFTIEEKLFFNGFWLASMFYFILPILAICLVLFEILLSQWRHREKLIQHLSQIDPLTNLFNRRSINQCLDALNNQTPESYALVLLDLDHFKKINDHYGHDKGDETLIRVSHVLTQLLRESDVVGRFGGEEFILVLKNSNLEKARQVAERCRAAIQQIEIFSDEGERIPVTASFGIALSSPNLRPQQLLSQADKALYQAKACGRNLVKAYNQSFENSTQLHPDSA